A genomic window from Candidatus Zymogenus saltonus includes:
- a CDS encoding prepilin-type N-terminal cleavage/methylation domain-containing protein has protein sequence MEKIRKLIKCFGSKEGFTLVEILITVLISMIIMAAVFEVFIAQKRSYVTEGALLEVENTGHFAMEYLTRTVQNSGYNIKNGMKIESASDHYFTAVMDEDDDGVIQADEILTLAINTPYLDMEDDTPPTEIVHDPELNTLATGGPHEYYMDVYFDMDGDGNVKDSEVMLCGYDLDDTADDDAMGQMDAVKLYLNGPPYSLYRYTFKLHNESNVYNAATNPYIVNPKPDTIADNVENFIIRYYDEENLPLPVTTDDNGNRIVPKPPYILTREEMGRIRRVEFDLLIRSSKEDPKWNDDGTYPVGSVATYESGLPKGWSCGDSGFRDQEPFLTDCNGLTDWECFISHCNTKQYPTYGEFIPYSDHYRRLFLSASATPKNLILNPYGRLNLSATPPKLRCPDNEVELTATLKDKEGLPIANRKVNFYSTANLSLLDYSDVTSVDGEGNPMTDANGEVSGIKLRPDAPTGEAKKPVTITISADSTITANINGVDKEFPVYSSITVPFIVGPPATLEFKDVVISAYACDDAPYKAFEVYAKDCNGFEVDGAQIEFEFYDGGTSGTLGSNQVPGKYFIMESGGTRSYFDSGDPNIALEVEDESGMYKIWYEAPKIMDTSKTYPTSLGIKANATKYEDKPLADPEPDGWDTTVPTVAKEIVLETGLRPFYITADPPNYDDSGCRGNDTYVYVEGFDCGGYPVHKSSERDYEIYGEVENIADPSADTFGELTNKEEDSLSPPHYLPWDSDSLKFIAKYLVTGCANLDVVERIKLIAHKDTSGTEYTAPDVDEKEIDASLAECPEGLNLVLRAKGPHTDPYGSGEMTDGFFRDGCEYDNLDIEARIILNVPPTTNCDDVINNPVTFTITGGSSNARFLNTGTGVYDLITVQVYSNSEAKAIIPIKLLSGCSLTEITIMVHTDYGSYSATEYMILPVVPDEVLFMYRDSCYTERLTSANALRTGDTVYLEVRDCCRDTSALPDDLTVMVYEWTSTYEDVEYVTLTETGNNTGVFRGKVLTRGLPAGWASTDYDGVLDITNAGHINMRYWDTGGTLYIHNEAAPFVPTVVDRCAGGIKIMENFSTSADDGLTDDKARFPFFNENSSEWSGFSTANITESTSPVLVPDADTFKLLMMQFCDEFFISGSVPFKALWETPGTMFLPPSVQPPIGYVNSESFVWIDLDESVVGEDNSEMAWDQYTMNFRFKYIGGPDKPSYAPVDEVSVGDYYLPSSVDEGVIIIFRAAGGKETISAVDGSPTMDVLNRGYFVVWTKDSSGDPLVRFYRVDNPNWSSPDPVTLVINQVGNDVTPEAPNYFTKQYDDGNYHRIYGTFDGQYFDIWIDDQKLDFGTITGYSAHDRNFFYGTAGFGVKNIIAKFDNFQVCGCPPLTIVADDGTFPEGVEVELTITDVLTGYPAIAPVAWTVTPSNAGEFSSPSTGTTVGFTRETGDPFPEYFMATDANNCIAYLYPEPPTPACFIDDFEADKGYTLNTHPTDNWDVYGGNWWIRNFNGSWVVAEEYNSGTKLLILKNPAAEPYWQTSVDHATGTVIGTHDNYSMKADIYFDDDARAPSGGTMAGFIVRLQNNTHYYTVMLRNEYGDYGDNGDVDLRISRYNGSWNYRFGVDISNSTSSPAFPEDTLVTMKLDVDDNTIRVRLYDSTGSLYTYTDTGGPDAATANDGGNVDFTWTDSLDLFKTGRPAFRIYSDGAKYDNLEICPNP, from the coding sequence ATGGAAAAGATAAGAAAACTGATTAAATGTTTCGGGTCGAAAGAGGGCTTCACTCTGGTCGAGATACTGATTACCGTCCTGATATCGATGATAATCATGGCGGCGGTCTTCGAGGTGTTCATCGCCCAGAAGAGAAGCTATGTGACCGAAGGGGCCCTCTTGGAGGTGGAAAACACCGGGCATTTTGCAATGGAATACCTCACCCGGACCGTACAGAACTCCGGCTATAATATCAAAAACGGCATGAAGATAGAGTCCGCATCGGATCACTACTTTACGGCGGTTATGGACGAAGATGACGACGGGGTGATTCAGGCGGACGAGATACTTACGCTGGCGATCAATACGCCATACCTCGATATGGAGGATGATACTCCACCGACGGAGATCGTCCACGACCCGGAGCTGAACACCCTCGCCACGGGCGGTCCCCATGAATACTATATGGACGTGTATTTCGATATGGATGGGGACGGAAATGTCAAAGATTCCGAGGTGATGTTGTGCGGGTACGATCTGGATGATACCGCGGACGATGATGCCATGGGTCAGATGGACGCGGTCAAGCTATACCTGAACGGGCCGCCATACAGCCTGTACAGATACACGTTTAAGCTGCACAATGAAAGCAATGTCTACAATGCCGCCACAAATCCCTATATTGTCAATCCCAAGCCGGACACCATTGCGGACAACGTCGAGAATTTCATTATTAGATACTACGATGAAGAGAACCTCCCGCTTCCGGTCACGACCGACGACAACGGAAACCGTATAGTTCCAAAACCTCCCTATATCCTTACGAGGGAGGAGATGGGAAGGATCAGGCGTGTCGAGTTTGATCTCCTGATAAGGAGCTCAAAAGAGGACCCGAAATGGAACGACGATGGTACATATCCGGTGGGATCGGTTGCTACTTATGAGTCGGGCCTGCCGAAAGGGTGGTCCTGCGGGGATTCAGGTTTTCGCGATCAGGAGCCGTTTCTCACAGACTGCAACGGCCTTACAGACTGGGAGTGCTTCATCTCGCACTGTAACACCAAGCAGTATCCGACATACGGAGAATTTATTCCGTATTCGGACCATTACCGAAGGCTCTTTCTCTCGGCCTCCGCAACACCGAAAAACCTGATCCTGAATCCGTACGGACGGCTTAACCTATCCGCCACTCCGCCGAAGCTGAGGTGTCCCGATAACGAGGTGGAGCTGACGGCGACCTTGAAGGATAAGGAAGGGTTGCCCATCGCCAACAGAAAGGTAAACTTCTATTCCACCGCCAATCTTTCCCTCCTCGACTATTCGGATGTCACAAGTGTCGATGGGGAGGGAAATCCGATGACCGACGCCAACGGCGAGGTTTCGGGAATAAAACTTAGGCCGGACGCGCCGACAGGAGAGGCGAAGAAACCCGTAACGATCACAATATCCGCCGACTCTACCATCACGGCAAATATAAACGGAGTAGATAAAGAGTTCCCTGTTTATTCTTCTATCACGGTTCCCTTTATTGTGGGGCCTCCGGCCACATTGGAGTTCAAAGATGTCGTGATTTCTGCCTACGCGTGTGACGATGCGCCTTATAAGGCCTTTGAGGTTTATGCCAAAGACTGCAACGGCTTCGAGGTCGACGGCGCCCAGATAGAATTTGAGTTTTACGACGGCGGCACCAGTGGAACATTGGGATCAAATCAGGTTCCCGGTAAATATTTCATAATGGAGTCGGGAGGGACAAGGAGCTATTTCGATTCCGGCGACCCTAATATAGCCCTTGAGGTCGAGGATGAATCGGGCATGTACAAGATATGGTACGAGGCGCCCAAGATAATGGATACATCCAAAACCTATCCCACATCCCTCGGCATAAAGGCAAATGCGACAAAGTATGAGGACAAGCCCTTGGCCGATCCCGAGCCGGACGGATGGGATACAACTGTGCCGACCGTTGCCAAAGAGATTGTCCTGGAGACGGGGCTGCGTCCCTTCTATATAACCGCGGATCCGCCAAATTATGACGATTCCGGATGTAGGGGAAATGACACCTATGTTTATGTCGAGGGTTTCGACTGCGGCGGGTATCCCGTCCATAAATCGTCGGAGCGCGATTACGAGATTTACGGAGAGGTGGAAAACATTGCCGATCCCTCGGCCGATACGTTCGGCGAGCTTACAAATAAAGAAGAAGATTCCCTGTCCCCGCCGCACTACCTGCCCTGGGACAGCGACAGCCTGAAATTCATAGCCAAGTATCTTGTAACGGGATGCGCCAACCTCGATGTGGTGGAAAGGATAAAGCTTATCGCCCACAAGGACACCTCCGGCACGGAATACACGGCCCCCGATGTTGATGAAAAGGAGATCGATGCAAGCCTCGCGGAATGCCCCGAGGGGCTCAACCTCGTTTTGAGGGCAAAGGGGCCGCACACCGATCCATACGGAAGTGGGGAGATGACGGACGGCTTTTTCAGAGACGGTTGTGAATACGACAACCTCGATATAGAGGCGAGAATAATCCTCAATGTCCCGCCCACAACCAACTGCGATGATGTAATCAACAACCCGGTTACGTTTACGATAACCGGCGGCAGCAGTAACGCGAGATTTCTTAACACCGGCACCGGTGTTTATGACCTGATAACGGTGCAAGTCTATTCCAATTCCGAGGCCAAGGCGATTATTCCGATAAAGCTTCTCAGCGGTTGTTCTCTCACCGAAATCACTATAATGGTACACACCGACTATGGATCATACTCGGCCACAGAGTATATGATCCTGCCTGTGGTTCCGGACGAGGTGCTCTTTATGTATCGGGACTCCTGCTATACCGAAAGGCTTACATCGGCTAACGCCTTAAGGACCGGGGACACCGTTTATCTCGAAGTGAGAGACTGTTGTAGAGATACCTCCGCGCTTCCGGATGATTTGACCGTTATGGTGTACGAGTGGACTTCCACGTATGAGGATGTGGAGTATGTTACCTTAACCGAGACGGGAAACAACACCGGCGTATTCAGGGGAAAAGTGTTGACAAGGGGGCTCCCCGCAGGCTGGGCCTCCACGGATTACGACGGCGTTCTTGATATAACCAACGCCGGGCACATCAATATGAGATATTGGGATACCGGCGGCACTTTGTACATACACAACGAAGCGGCCCCCTTTGTCCCGACTGTTGTGGATAGATGTGCGGGCGGGATCAAGATAATGGAAAACTTCTCGACAAGCGCAGACGACGGCCTTACCGACGACAAGGCGAGATTCCCCTTCTTCAACGAGAACTCCAGCGAGTGGAGCGGTTTTTCCACAGCCAACATCACGGAGAGCACATCTCCCGTGTTGGTCCCGGACGCCGATACATTTAAGCTTCTGATGATGCAGTTCTGCGACGAGTTCTTCATCTCGGGATCGGTACCTTTTAAGGCTCTCTGGGAAACGCCCGGAACGATGTTTTTGCCCCCGTCGGTACAGCCGCCGATAGGCTACGTAAACAGCGAGTCCTTTGTGTGGATCGATCTGGACGAGTCGGTTGTGGGAGAGGATAATTCCGAAATGGCATGGGATCAGTACACGATGAACTTCCGCTTCAAGTACATCGGAGGCCCCGATAAGCCCAGCTACGCTCCGGTCGACGAGGTAAGCGTAGGAGATTACTATCTGCCGTCGTCGGTGGATGAGGGGGTTATCATAATATTCAGGGCGGCCGGCGGCAAGGAAACCATTTCGGCGGTTGACGGCTCACCCACTATGGATGTGCTCAACAGGGGTTATTTCGTGGTGTGGACAAAGGACTCCAGCGGGGATCCCCTTGTGCGGTTTTACAGGGTAGACAATCCCAACTGGTCGTCTCCCGACCCGGTAACATTGGTTATCAACCAGGTTGGTAACGACGTGACGCCGGAGGCGCCGAACTACTTCACGAAGCAGTACGATGACGGCAACTATCACAGGATATATGGAACCTTTGATGGTCAGTATTTCGATATCTGGATAGACGACCAGAAGCTCGATTTCGGCACCATAACGGGATATTCCGCCCACGACAGGAACTTCTTCTACGGCACCGCCGGATTCGGCGTCAAAAACATCATAGCCAAGTTCGACAACTTCCAGGTGTGCGGTTGTCCGCCTTTGACCATAGTGGCGGATGACGGGACCTTCCCTGAGGGAGTGGAGGTTGAGCTTACGATAACCGATGTCCTGACCGGTTATCCGGCAATCGCCCCGGTCGCCTGGACGGTAACACCGTCAAACGCAGGAGAGTTCAGCAGCCCCTCGACCGGAACTACGGTGGGCTTTACGAGAGAGACGGGCGATCCGTTCCCCGAGTACTTCATGGCGACGGACGCAAATAATTGTATCGCCTACCTCTACCCTGAACCGCCGACCCCGGCGTGCTTCATTGACGACTTCGAGGCGGATAAGGGTTATACCCTGAATACTCATCCTACTGACAATTGGGATGTTTACGGTGGAAATTGGTGGATAAGGAATTTCAATGGATCGTGGGTGGTTGCAGAGGAGTATAATAGTGGCACGAAGCTGTTGATATTGAAAAATCCGGCCGCGGAGCCTTACTGGCAGACCAGCGTGGATCACGCTACTGGAACCGTGATAGGCACTCACGACAACTACAGCATGAAGGCGGATATCTATTTTGATGATGATGCTAGAGCCCCATCTGGGGGTACAATGGCGGGATTCATTGTAAGACTCCAAAACAACACACACTACTACACTGTGATGCTCAGAAACGAATATGGGGATTACGGCGACAACGGGGATGTGGATTTGAGGATCTCCCGTTACAACGGTTCTTGGAACTACAGGTTCGGCGTCGACATTTCAAACAGCACGAGCAGTCCGGCATTTCCCGAGGATACTCTTGTTACAATGAAGTTGGACGTAGATGACAACACGATACGGGTAAGGCTCTACGACTCAACGGGGAGCCTCTACACCTATACCGATACGGGAGGCCCGGACGCAGCCACCGCAAACGACGGCGGCAACGTGGACTTCACCTGGACCGATAGCTTGGATTTATTTAAGACCGGTCGGCCGGCTTTCAGGATATACAGCGACGGCGCAAAATATGACAATCTTGAGATATGCCCGAATCCTTAA
- a CDS encoding type II secretion system protein, translating into MKLQKIAEFFNIFGKPRSRKNGFTLIETMIALAIFSVGIMAVGAMLVYSTRTRVTNKQIEYSVTLAHAKMEELRKVATKEVDIRYSTVLNFSYILSRDPNYGTIGGFALPGVLSGAAGLTAITNDLNAKLASANITADDYQRRMDEALIMYDDGNENHGDENAGDGIWSSLEYVNMNTLEVKTYDRFNAMSNAEKRKWGWIIKRRTMIEPIALLEVAGSGSKRTLSHVTLATDVTDTTAADVAKVTVECTFTDMTKRERNIEFETLIVRSSM; encoded by the coding sequence ATGAAATTACAAAAAATTGCGGAATTCTTCAATATCTTCGGCAAGCCTCGCTCAAGAAAAAACGGATTTACCCTGATAGAAACAATGATCGCCCTTGCCATATTCTCGGTCGGCATTATGGCCGTGGGCGCAATGCTGGTATACTCAACCCGAACCAGAGTTACCAACAAACAGATAGAATACTCCGTTACCCTCGCACACGCCAAAATGGAGGAGTTGAGAAAAGTCGCAACAAAAGAGGTGGATATAAGATACAGCACCGTCCTTAATTTTAGCTACATCCTCTCAAGAGATCCCAACTACGGCACAATAGGAGGATTTGCCCTGCCAGGAGTCCTCTCCGGAGCCGCGGGACTTACCGCAATAACCAATGACCTGAATGCAAAACTGGCCTCAGCCAACATAACCGCGGATGACTATCAAAGACGTATGGATGAAGCGTTGATTATGTACGATGACGGAAACGAAAATCATGGGGACGAGAACGCCGGCGATGGGATATGGTCCTCGCTGGAATATGTTAACATGAATACCCTCGAAGTGAAAACATACGACCGGTTTAACGCAATGTCAAACGCAGAAAAGAGAAAATGGGGATGGATTATTAAACGTAGAACAATGATCGAGCCTATAGCCCTCCTCGAAGTGGCCGGCAGTGGCTCAAAGAGGACATTGTCTCACGTTACCCTTGCGACAGACGTTACCGACACAACAGCGGCCGATGTCGCAAAAGTGACCGTCGAGTGTACCTTTACGGATATGACGAAAAGAGAAAGAAACATTGAATTTGAGACCCTGATAGTGAGAAGCTCCATGTAA
- a CDS encoding pilus assembly PilX N-terminal domain-containing protein, which produces MTAKNGKFNKIIKSNKGYILMLSLVIMMTLTVIAVGYVTNVTLETSIVSNYEKNRDTMNCAEAGLEAAMLITHDEIITQLEPFSGTERTTYKEDNVTKHSYAFMDLFDDCSGSKVKYRIIPENPDPQKNRFIYRTYTSCQEIIHFAYPYAVEVVAEPSNKSGREYLKRQIRILETPLVQYFAFFDDDIAWHNGPVMNSWGRVHTNGNIWFGPSDMIWIKNYTQPGSERVPHFITAAGTIKWNTIFNQGHRGNGMRVKIHDLDIIGTENQCLATYDGFGNRTNDCDYVQINVDIDSTNAEAQMDRFTDENDCTYVMVGVPKSPTIHFNALFRESFYENRAKGPTRSEYFGIAIVIEYPVINNWPPTSTADVTGTLHIYAATKDFAFDSPSYTDGVKVEDVTEAVFMAGDGFNVDTAGDVGDGIIVFSPETVANPLGGVTYQFPSSDMNTSQPDGNYYPVYLEKNDQRNNMNGVALTTVNLERLEEWFYEHYLDEQYDGDKNDQSVEDFLIDKNTGDPTKLLIYVSRTPTVAETSSTAWGASYDATTGPPSPYYSNRHTQVMQGIKIWKTTKLICPTTFVSDNPVYIQGDTNTTETKGFAVIGDLVTVLSNSWDDAYVGGTDYSNSFTGGFRGQIGGRPPANDTLRMSKAETTYYNLAFFSGRDDLDIYSVRGGTGAGSTYFSAGLHNFITKLEDWDGKGEYIKGCLINLWDRRQAPGQFNCDNPCLEDNCGCGTCALCQYSPPNRFYGWDPGFLDPTYWPPYCPSSYGVERVGWLEGEEYLEKFIQSPKD; this is translated from the coding sequence ATGACGGCAAAAAATGGGAAATTCAATAAGATCATAAAATCCAATAAGGGTTACATATTGATGCTCTCGTTGGTTATTATGATGACGCTTACGGTTATAGCCGTAGGCTACGTCACGAACGTCACCCTCGAGACCTCTATTGTGAGTAATTACGAAAAAAATCGGGATACGATGAACTGCGCCGAGGCCGGTCTCGAGGCCGCCATGCTGATCACCCACGATGAGATCATTACCCAGCTCGAACCCTTTTCCGGCACCGAGAGAACGACCTATAAAGAGGACAACGTTACAAAGCACAGCTATGCCTTCATGGACCTCTTTGACGACTGCAGCGGTTCGAAGGTGAAATACAGGATCATCCCGGAAAACCCGGATCCCCAGAAGAACCGATTCATCTACAGGACGTATACATCGTGCCAGGAGATTATCCACTTCGCCTATCCATACGCGGTGGAAGTCGTTGCGGAGCCCTCGAACAAGTCCGGGAGGGAATATCTAAAAAGACAGATAAGGATTCTCGAAACACCTCTGGTGCAGTACTTCGCCTTCTTCGATGACGACATTGCCTGGCACAACGGCCCTGTCATGAACTCCTGGGGCAGAGTGCATACAAACGGGAATATATGGTTCGGCCCTTCAGACATGATCTGGATCAAAAACTATACACAACCGGGTAGCGAAAGGGTTCCCCACTTCATTACCGCTGCGGGAACGATAAAGTGGAATACGATTTTCAACCAGGGCCACAGGGGCAACGGCATGAGGGTCAAGATCCACGATCTCGATATCATCGGGACCGAAAACCAGTGTCTCGCCACCTACGACGGCTTTGGGAACAGGACAAACGACTGCGACTACGTTCAGATCAATGTCGATATCGATTCAACCAACGCCGAAGCCCAGATGGATCGCTTTACGGACGAAAACGACTGTACATACGTGATGGTGGGAGTTCCCAAGTCCCCCACCATCCACTTTAACGCCCTTTTCAGGGAATCGTTTTACGAGAACAGGGCAAAAGGGCCGACCAGAAGCGAATACTTCGGCATTGCCATCGTCATCGAATACCCCGTCATTAACAACTGGCCCCCAACCTCAACGGCCGACGTCACCGGAACACTCCATATCTATGCGGCGACCAAGGACTTCGCCTTCGACTCCCCAAGCTACACGGACGGCGTAAAGGTTGAAGACGTTACGGAGGCGGTCTTTATGGCGGGCGATGGGTTCAACGTCGATACCGCGGGCGATGTGGGGGACGGGATAATCGTCTTTTCTCCGGAGACCGTTGCAAATCCCCTCGGGGGGGTGACATATCAGTTCCCGAGCAGCGATATGAACACATCCCAGCCTGATGGAAATTACTATCCCGTTTACCTTGAGAAGAACGACCAGCGTAATAACATGAACGGCGTTGCCCTCACAACGGTGAATCTAGAGAGGCTGGAGGAGTGGTTTTACGAGCACTACCTCGACGAGCAGTATGACGGCGACAAGAATGACCAGTCCGTTGAAGATTTTCTCATCGACAAAAATACCGGCGACCCGACAAAACTCCTCATATACGTTTCAAGAACTCCCACGGTAGCTGAGACTTCCTCCACTGCATGGGGGGCGTCCTATGATGCAACGACCGGCCCGCCAAGTCCGTACTACTCCAATAGACATACACAAGTGATGCAGGGCATCAAGATATGGAAGACCACCAAGCTTATTTGTCCCACGACATTTGTTTCAGATAATCCCGTCTATATCCAGGGAGACACAAACACCACAGAGACGAAGGGTTTTGCGGTTATCGGGGACCTGGTAACCGTGCTCTCCAACAGCTGGGACGACGCATACGTGGGCGGTACGGATTATTCCAATAGCTTTACCGGGGGATTCAGGGGACAAATCGGCGGAAGGCCCCCCGCAAACGACACCCTCAGAATGAGCAAGGCGGAAACAACCTATTACAATTTAGCCTTCTTCTCGGGGAGGGATGACCTCGACATCTATTCCGTCCGGGGAGGGACGGGTGCGGGGTCGACTTACTTTTCAGCCGGTCTGCACAACTTCATTACCAAGCTGGAAGATTGGGACGGCAAGGGGGAGTATATTAAAGGATGTTTGATTAATCTCTGGGACAGGAGACAGGCCCCGGGTCAGTTCAATTGTGACAATCCATGTCTTGAAGACAATTGCGGCTGTGGCACCTGCGCGCTGTGTCAATATAGTCCACCGAACAGGTTCTACGGATGGGACCCCGGTTTTCTGGATCCCACATACTGGCCCCCCTACTGCCCGTCGTCGTACGGCGTAGAGCGGGTGGGATGGCTCGAGGGAGAGGAGTACCTCGAAAAATTCATACAGAGCCCGAAAGATTGA